The following are from one region of the uncultured Hyphomonas sp. genome:
- a CDS encoding lysophospholipid acyltransferase family protein, with protein MRVFTSLLFVVWLYLWMAILGILFLPTLILPRGATVFGIRTYTRMVRLGLRLICGISTEIRGRENMPEGPVLYAGKHQCMYDVFIPFLVMRDPAIIMKKELLWYPVLGWYALKAAMIPINRAGTTKTLKAMVSESKKRAENYRQIVIFPEGTRKAPGAPPDYHAAGISALAKAIEAPIVPVATNAGLCWPGRGFLRRPGKVVYEILPPIPAGLPRKQMMARLQGELELATDALVKEGLAVQGRELPAD; from the coding sequence ATGCGAGTCTTTACCTCTCTCCTGTTCGTGGTCTGGCTTTACCTCTGGATGGCCATTCTCGGCATCCTGTTCCTGCCCACCCTGATCCTGCCGCGCGGGGCGACCGTTTTCGGCATCCGGACCTATACGCGGATGGTCCGGCTGGGGCTGCGCCTGATCTGCGGTATCAGCACGGAAATCCGCGGGCGCGAGAACATGCCGGAGGGGCCGGTGCTGTATGCCGGCAAGCATCAGTGCATGTATGACGTGTTCATTCCCTTCCTGGTGATGCGCGACCCCGCCATCATCATGAAGAAGGAGCTGCTCTGGTATCCCGTCCTCGGCTGGTATGCGCTGAAGGCCGCGATGATCCCGATTAACCGGGCAGGCACGACGAAGACGCTGAAAGCCATGGTCAGCGAGTCGAAGAAACGGGCGGAAAACTACCGTCAGATCGTCATTTTTCCGGAAGGCACGCGCAAGGCGCCGGGCGCGCCGCCGGATTATCACGCAGCCGGCATCTCGGCTCTGGCCAAAGCCATCGAGGCGCCGATCGTGCCTGTGGCGACGAATGCAGGCCTGTGCTGGCCGGGCAGGGGCTTCCTGCGGCGCCCCGGCAAGGTGGTCTACGAGATCCTGCCGCCCATTCCGGCGGGCCTGCCGCGCAAGCAGATGATGGCAAGGCTGCAGGGCGAACTGGAGCTGGCGACCGATGCGCTGGTGAAGGAAGGCCTCGCCGTTCAGGGCCGCGAATTGCCGGCCGATTAG
- a CDS encoding DNA-3-methyladenine glycosylase 2 family protein, with translation MTAPSQAAIQAACEALSEVDPALARAHAAVGVPEWRTHEASYALLARTVVYQLVSTRAADAIWGRVQAFLGEVTPERVLTCDQEGLRACGLSRPKLSHMNTIAAAIADGALDLVRVDAADVDAARAELLAVKGIGPWTADLYLLYAAGKMDAFPHGDAALMEAHRRLGGYETRMTNKAFTAHAERWRPHRGVAAHLLWGWVNAERAKAGIPPA, from the coding sequence GTGACCGCGCCGTCGCAAGCGGCGATCCAGGCTGCCTGCGAAGCGCTTTCCGAAGTTGATCCGGCGCTGGCCCGGGCCCATGCGGCGGTGGGGGTGCCGGAATGGCGGACGCATGAAGCAAGCTATGCACTGCTCGCACGGACGGTTGTCTACCAACTGGTCTCCACCCGCGCCGCTGACGCCATCTGGGGCCGGGTGCAGGCTTTCCTGGGGGAGGTGACGCCGGAGCGCGTGCTGACCTGTGATCAGGAGGGGCTGCGGGCCTGCGGTCTGTCCCGCCCGAAACTTTCCCATATGAACACAATCGCCGCCGCCATCGCAGACGGCGCGCTGGATCTCGTCCGTGTCGATGCGGCGGATGTCGATGCGGCGCGTGCGGAATTGCTGGCCGTGAAGGGGATCGGTCCGTGGACGGCGGATCTTTACCTGCTCTACGCCGCAGGAAAGATGGACGCGTTTCCGCATGGCGATGCTGCGCTGATGGAAGCGCACAGGCGGCTCGGCGGCTATGAAACACGTATGACGAACAAGGCATTTACCGCGCATGCAGAGCGCTGGCGTCCGCACCGGGGCGTTGCGGCGCATCTCCTCTGGGGCTGGGTGAATGCCGAACGGGCGAAAGCGGGTATTCCGCCGGCCTGA
- the ftsE gene encoding cell division ATP-binding protein FtsE, with product MNLSRLDPYDDIAVRLDNVSLRYDTSDDVLSGIDLSLKQGSFTFLTGASGAGKSSLLKLLYLALKPTRGDVSLFGRPTGRLARDQLSAMRRRVGVVFQEFRLLDHLSAYENVALPLRVVGRKDADYRADVEELLAWVGLGKRLHAHPSTLSGGEQQRVAIARAVVTQPDILIADEPTGNVDPEMGSRLMRLFLELNKRRGTTVIIATHDLGLVRQVEAPVYRLNSGLLVRDVEYGGDGVPGHLRTDPAQADD from the coding sequence ATGAACCTTTCGAGACTCGACCCTTATGACGATATTGCTGTGCGTCTGGATAACGTGTCGTTACGCTACGACACTTCGGATGACGTTCTTAGCGGTATTGATCTCAGCCTGAAACAGGGTTCTTTCACTTTCCTGACGGGCGCGTCCGGTGCCGGAAAATCGAGCCTTCTCAAACTGTTGTATCTGGCGTTGAAGCCGACGCGGGGCGATGTGTCCCTGTTCGGCCGGCCCACAGGGCGCCTGGCCCGCGACCAGTTGTCGGCGATGCGCCGCCGGGTGGGGGTCGTCTTCCAGGAGTTCCGCCTGCTGGATCACCTGTCGGCATATGAGAATGTTGCCCTGCCGCTGCGTGTCGTGGGCCGCAAGGATGCCGACTACCGGGCCGATGTGGAGGAATTGCTGGCCTGGGTGGGCCTCGGCAAACGCCTGCACGCCCATCCGTCGACGCTTTCGGGCGGGGAACAGCAGCGTGTCGCCATCGCCCGCGCCGTCGTGACCCAGCCGGACATCCTGATTGCTGACGAGCCGACCGGGAATGTCGACCCGGAAATGGGCTCGCGCCTGATGCGCCTGTTCCTGGAGCTGAACAAGCGCCGGGGCACGACGGTGATCATCGCGACGCATGACCTCGGCCTCGTGCGGCAGGTGGAAGCGCCGGTTTACCGGTTGAACAGTGGTCTCCTGGTACGCGACGTGGAATATGGCGGGGACGGCGTGCCCGGCCACCTGCGGACCGACCCGGCACAGGCGGACGACTGA
- a CDS encoding D-glycerate dehydrogenase — translation MPTRKLKIVVTRKLPAAVELRMKELFDARLNEDDHPFTQEELAEAMQTADVLVPTVTDHLDGRLLARAGEQLRLISQFGAGVDNIDVQSAIQRGITVTNTPGVLTDDTADVAMSLILAVPRRLNEGAKIMDDGGFDGWTPTWMLGRRLAGKRLGIIGMGRIGQAVARRAKSFGLQIHYHNRKPVGARVEEQLEATYWDSLDQMLARMDIVSINCPHTPATFHLMNARRLELMKPEAFIVNTARGEVIDEAALARALKAGKLAGAGLDVFEREPAVNEELVGLPNVLLLPHMGSATVEGRTEMGEKVIINIKTFADGHRPPDRVIPAIL, via the coding sequence ATGCCGACCAGGAAGCTGAAGATCGTCGTCACTCGCAAATTGCCGGCTGCGGTGGAACTGCGGATGAAGGAGTTGTTCGACGCCCGCCTCAATGAGGACGATCACCCGTTCACGCAGGAAGAACTGGCCGAGGCGATGCAGACCGCCGACGTTCTGGTGCCGACCGTGACAGACCATCTCGACGGCCGCCTTCTGGCGCGCGCAGGCGAACAGCTGCGTCTCATCTCCCAGTTTGGCGCCGGTGTGGACAATATCGACGTGCAGAGCGCCATCCAGCGCGGCATCACCGTGACCAACACGCCGGGCGTGCTGACCGATGACACGGCCGATGTCGCCATGTCGCTGATCCTGGCTGTGCCGCGCCGCCTGAATGAAGGCGCGAAGATCATGGATGATGGCGGCTTCGATGGCTGGACGCCGACCTGGATGCTGGGCCGCCGCCTTGCCGGCAAGCGCCTCGGCATCATTGGCATGGGCCGGATCGGCCAGGCTGTCGCGCGCCGGGCAAAATCCTTCGGCCTGCAGATCCATTATCACAACCGCAAGCCGGTTGGCGCCCGGGTCGAGGAACAGCTGGAAGCGACCTATTGGGACAGCCTCGACCAGATGCTGGCCCGCATGGACATCGTCTCCATCAACTGCCCGCATACGCCGGCGACATTCCACCTGATGAATGCCCGCCGGCTTGAGCTGATGAAGCCGGAAGCCTTCATCGTGAACACCGCCCGCGGCGAAGTGATCGACGAGGCCGCGCTCGCCCGCGCCCTCAAGGCCGGCAAGCTGGCCGGGGCGGGGCTGGATGTCTTCGAACGCGAACCGGCCGTGAATGAAGAGCTGGTTGGCCTGCCGAACGTGCTGCTGCTGCCGCACATGGGCTCGGCCACGGTCGAGGGCCGTACCGAGATGGGCGAGAAGGTCATCATCAACATCAAGACCTTCGCCGACGGCCACCGCCCGCCAGACCGGGTTATTCCGGCGATCCTGTAG
- a CDS encoding YdcF family protein: MRRDRRHRRGKSRLGAMLAVFVLGLLAIDFLLFAQRAATMKPDPAAKGDAIVALTGGSGLRIAEGVRLVSEGRAGHLLISGVHPDVTLDDLIDLAGGDREVWACCVTIGHAAETTLGNADETAAWAYENGYHDLIVVTSDYHMARSLLVLRDAMPDIVLEPWPVRTVIDPSHLFTDYRSLKGVFLEWAKWRVTTLE; the protein is encoded by the coding sequence GTGAGGCGGGACCGACGTCACCGCCGCGGAAAGTCCCGCCTTGGCGCGATGCTGGCCGTGTTCGTGCTGGGCCTGCTGGCGATCGACTTCCTGCTGTTTGCGCAGCGTGCGGCGACCATGAAGCCGGATCCGGCGGCAAAGGGCGATGCCATCGTGGCCCTGACAGGCGGATCCGGCCTGCGCATCGCGGAAGGGGTGAGGCTGGTCTCCGAGGGCCGGGCCGGGCATCTGCTGATCTCGGGCGTGCATCCGGATGTGACCCTGGACGATCTGATCGACCTTGCGGGCGGGGACCGGGAGGTCTGGGCCTGTTGCGTCACCATCGGGCATGCGGCGGAAACCACGCTGGGCAATGCCGACGAGACAGCCGCCTGGGCCTATGAAAATGGATATCATGACCTGATCGTGGTCACATCGGACTACCATATGGCGCGCAGCTTGCTGGTCCTGCGGGATGCCATGCCGGATATCGTGCTGGAGCCATGGCCGGTGCGCACGGTGATCGACCCCTCGCACCTCTTCACCGATTACAGGTCTCTGAAGGGCGTCTTCCTCGAATGGGCGAAGTGGCGGGTAACGACGCTGGAATGA
- a CDS encoding cell division protein FtsX codes for MARETPLLPAEDAREAALFFVVAALCFLAALAALSAKSTYGAARAWTAEVEGEMTVTLQDVDRRAAENARKLIEKTDGVTAAHLLSKEEIDQLLEPNFGNRGLPDSLPLPQLIAVTADPGVVDMGPTLQRVLTEAGYESAVDEHADWAGDVRRVLAITRLIALTAVALLASTAIAVIAFATHAALLARRDIVDVLHLAGARDRFIASLFERRFWVLGLRAGAIGALLALGAAAAAIFAARAHGGHAGLLPELSLDYTDLVILVMTPVIAGLAARLAARVTVIRALKSMM; via the coding sequence ATGGCGCGTGAAACTCCCCTCCTGCCGGCTGAAGACGCGCGCGAGGCGGCGTTGTTCTTTGTCGTCGCGGCGCTCTGTTTCCTTGCCGCGCTCGCCGCCCTGTCGGCCAAGTCTACCTATGGCGCGGCCCGGGCCTGGACCGCGGAAGTGGAAGGCGAAATGACGGTCACATTGCAGGATGTTGACCGGCGAGCGGCCGAGAATGCCCGGAAACTGATCGAGAAAACCGACGGCGTCACCGCAGCGCACCTCCTGTCCAAGGAGGAAATAGACCAGCTGCTGGAGCCGAATTTCGGCAATCGGGGCCTGCCCGACAGTCTGCCGCTGCCGCAGCTGATCGCCGTGACGGCGGATCCGGGCGTGGTGGACATGGGGCCGACGCTGCAGCGCGTCCTGACGGAGGCGGGCTATGAAAGCGCCGTCGACGAGCATGCAGACTGGGCCGGTGATGTGCGCCGCGTGCTGGCCATCACGCGCCTGATTGCGCTGACCGCCGTGGCGCTGCTCGCCTCCACCGCCATTGCCGTCATCGCCTTTGCGACCCATGCCGCCTTGCTGGCCCGGCGCGACATTGTTGATGTCCTGCATCTGGCGGGCGCGCGTGACCGTTTTATTGCCAGCCTGTTCGAGCGGCGGTTCTGGGTGCTTGGCCTGCGCGCCGGAGCGATCGGGGCCTTGCTGGCGCTGGGTGCGGCCGCCGCGGCGATCTTTGCCGCCCGCGCGCATGGCGGGCATGCCGGCCTGCTGCCGGAACTCAGCCTCGACTATACAGATCTTGTCATTCTGGTGATGACCCCGGTGATTGCCGGTCTTGCCGCGCGTCTCGCCGCCCGCGTGACGGTGATCCGAGCGCTCAAGAGCATGATGTGA
- a CDS encoding HNH endonuclease, producing the protein MAEVLTAPPSGRPALVLNADYRPLSYYPLSLWPWQEVVKAVFLDRVDVIAEYDYVVRSPSTEFRLPSVIALRDFVRQDRPPAFTRFNVFLRDGFQCAYCGAQDQLTFDHVTPRSKGGRTTWDNIVAACSPCNLKKGNKLLNQTDLHLLRRPFRPNNYQLQETGRRFPPNHLHETWMDYLYWDVELES; encoded by the coding sequence ATGGCTGAGGTTCTCACAGCGCCACCCAGCGGGCGGCCTGCACTGGTTCTGAATGCCGATTACAGGCCGCTTTCCTATTATCCCTTATCACTGTGGCCGTGGCAGGAAGTCGTGAAGGCGGTTTTCCTCGATCGTGTCGATGTTATTGCAGAATACGACTATGTCGTTCGCTCTCCGAGCACGGAATTCCGCCTGCCGAGCGTCATTGCCCTGCGCGATTTCGTGCGCCAGGACCGCCCGCCGGCCTTCACCCGGTTCAACGTGTTCCTGCGCGACGGTTTCCAGTGCGCCTATTGCGGCGCGCAGGACCAGCTGACGTTTGACCATGTCACGCCGCGCTCCAAAGGCGGGCGCACGACCTGGGACAATATCGTGGCCGCCTGTTCCCCGTGTAACCTGAAAAAGGGCAACAAGCTGCTGAACCAGACCGATCTGCACCTGCTGCGCCGGCCCTTCCGGCCCAATAACTACCAGCTGCAGGAAACCGGCCGCCGCTTCCCGCCCAACCATTTGCATGAAACGTGGATGGACTATCTCTACTGGGATGTTGAGCTGGAGAGCTGA
- a CDS encoding zinc-ribbon domain-containing protein codes for MILTCPKCETQYFADDSTIGESGRTVKCAACGHSWFVAPIGMEADKAGANPAAAHEIYRERVRDQRRRKSRTAALLSWIGTAVLFFVLGIAAIMLRNDVVKVLPQAAGAYKMAGFTVNRFGIEFADIERSRTFNDTVPVVTVSGLAENVARSTVDTPLVKVDLKDERGRTVATRYGAIEPARLTAGSEGRFQIVLEQAPMESFQIELSLVARADAPRDALAPPEDKAAPETPDGSETE; via the coding sequence ATGATCCTCACCTGCCCGAAATGTGAGACACAGTATTTCGCCGATGACTCAACAATCGGTGAAAGCGGCCGCACTGTGAAGTGCGCCGCCTGCGGGCATTCGTGGTTTGTCGCCCCGATCGGAATGGAAGCAGACAAGGCCGGCGCCAACCCGGCGGCCGCCCATGAAATCTACCGCGAACGGGTGCGCGATCAGCGCCGCCGCAAGAGCCGCACGGCCGCCCTGCTCTCCTGGATCGGTACCGCTGTCCTGTTCTTTGTGCTCGGCATCGCCGCCATCATGCTCCGTAATGATGTGGTGAAAGTGCTGCCCCAGGCGGCAGGCGCCTACAAGATGGCCGGCTTCACGGTGAACCGGTTCGGCATCGAATTCGCCGATATCGAACGCTCGCGGACCTTCAACGACACCGTCCCCGTCGTCACCGTCTCCGGCCTGGCCGAAAACGTCGCCCGCTCCACCGTCGATACACCGCTGGTGAAGGTCGACCTGAAAGACGAACGCGGCCGGACGGTCGCCACCCGGTACGGAGCCATCGAGCCCGCCCGCCTGACCGCCGGGTCCGAAGGCCGTTTCCAGATCGTGCTGGAACAGGCCCCTATGGAAAGCTTCCAGATAGAATTGTCCCTGGTCGCAAGGGCTGACGCCCCCAGGGATGCCCTGGCGCCCCCGGAAGACAAGGCTGCGCCTGAAACACCCGACGGAAGCGAAACGGAATGA
- a CDS encoding DUF2125 domain-containing protein yields the protein MASPSTAKKRSRLGLFLPFVLLFLAIGAWSAWWHVASGRIDQAVDTWIAEQEARGATFTYASRHMGGYPYRFELVFDQPAYTGRPGEASWEGSRAEFVMQAWNLTHMIGRMPGHHVITGADGIRNSVDFDGHAAFSLSWNKAGLKRFGFQSGEAQALLAGQLYTLSNLSLNLSPRQESPDDLRVAIQWDKLALDAAPAAAPYLGTELGPSRLIGEVRGFFPAYEAAGREINRVWPMMLETGGEVEVAQLLLDWGPLDLGAQANLTLANGRTNGAFKLRIENAEALKQAMIDAGHWSQQEQIVFGTLEASSRDGGFLTLPVVDDTVFVGPAPLGKLPGSRQ from the coding sequence ATGGCGTCACCCTCCACAGCGAAGAAACGGTCGCGCCTCGGCCTGTTCCTGCCTTTCGTGCTTCTTTTTCTCGCCATCGGTGCCTGGTCGGCCTGGTGGCACGTGGCAAGCGGCCGGATCGATCAGGCAGTCGACACATGGATCGCAGAGCAGGAGGCCCGGGGGGCGACCTTCACCTATGCCAGCCGGCATATGGGCGGATACCCGTACCGGTTCGAACTCGTGTTCGACCAGCCCGCCTATACCGGCAGGCCCGGGGAAGCGTCCTGGGAAGGCAGCCGGGCCGAATTCGTGATGCAGGCCTGGAACCTGACCCACATGATCGGCCGCATGCCGGGCCATCATGTCATCACCGGGGCGGACGGCATCCGCAACAGCGTGGATTTCGACGGCCATGCCGCGTTCAGCCTGTCCTGGAACAAGGCCGGGCTGAAACGGTTCGGTTTCCAGTCCGGCGAGGCGCAGGCGCTGTTGGCAGGGCAGCTCTACACGCTCAGCAATCTTTCGCTGAACCTTTCCCCGCGCCAGGAAAGTCCGGACGATCTGAGGGTGGCGATCCAGTGGGACAAGCTGGCATTGGACGCGGCGCCTGCTGCCGCGCCTTATCTGGGCACGGAGCTTGGGCCGTCCCGCCTGATCGGGGAAGTGCGCGGTTTCTTTCCGGCCTATGAGGCGGCTGGGCGGGAGATCAATCGTGTCTGGCCCATGATGCTGGAGACCGGCGGCGAGGTGGAGGTGGCGCAGCTGTTGCTGGACTGGGGGCCGCTGGACCTTGGCGCGCAGGCGAATCTGACCCTCGCGAACGGCCGCACCAACGGTGCCTTCAAGCTGCGCATCGAAAATGCCGAAGCGCTGAAGCAGGCCATGATCGATGCGGGCCATTGGAGCCAGCAGGAACAGATCGTGTTCGGCACGCTGGAGGCGTCCTCGCGCGATGGCGGCTTCCTCACGCTGCCGGTGGTTGACGATACGGTCTTTGTCGGTCCGGCGCCGCTGGGCAAGCTGCCCGGCAGCCGGCAGTGA
- a CDS encoding phosphoribosyltransferase family protein — protein sequence MSDKTKIEVIVPEDQLMARIDELADRLAPRLTGDWTVVSILIGATPFTSDLMKALARRGIHPMLDVIWLESYRDARESSGRVVVRADLSRQVKDRGVLLLDDVFDTGRTLDFAKHHLLAKGAKDVITCTLTQKPWAPRGEKGVDFCAFDSPGRYLVGYGMDDAGKYRGLPYIGALD from the coding sequence ATGAGCGATAAGACGAAGATCGAAGTGATCGTCCCCGAAGACCAGCTGATGGCCCGGATCGACGAACTGGCCGACCGGCTGGCCCCGCGCCTGACGGGCGACTGGACGGTTGTCTCCATCCTGATCGGCGCGACACCTTTTACGTCTGACCTGATGAAAGCACTGGCCCGGCGCGGCATTCACCCGATGCTGGATGTGATCTGGCTGGAGAGCTACCGGGATGCGCGCGAAAGCTCCGGCCGCGTGGTCGTGCGCGCAGACCTGTCACGGCAGGTGAAGGACCGCGGCGTGCTGCTGCTCGACGATGTGTTCGACACAGGCCGGACGCTGGACTTCGCCAAGCATCACCTTCTGGCCAAGGGGGCGAAAGACGTCATCACCTGCACGCTGACCCAGAAACCCTGGGCTCCGCGCGGTGAAAAAGGCGTCGATTTCTGCGCCTTCGATTCCCCTGGCCGCTACCTCGTCGGCTACGGCATGGACGACGCCGGCAAATATCGTGGCCTGCCCTATATCGGCGCGCTGGACTGA
- a CDS encoding UDP-2,3-diacylglucosamine diphosphatase, translating to MPSSRRQPKPEFKAIFISDVHLGSAGCQADALCAFLKTHTSEQLYLVGDIIDGWRMRKKWYWPQSHTNVVRRILTAAKRGTEVTYIIGNHDEFLRAFLQFRLAFGDIRVKNRALHDGEDGKRYLVVHGDMFDGMMRTDRKWIMHLGDHAYNFLLWANTKLNAIRRRLGMPYWSLSQALKKRTKRALNHIHNFEGHVADYCRRKGYDGAICGHIHVAEMREIDGITYMNDGDWVESCSALVEHHDGRWELLHFQPHMVKADERSAKAARIRAVA from the coding sequence ATGCCCTCCTCGCGCCGTCAGCCCAAGCCGGAATTCAAGGCGATTTTCATCTCCGATGTGCATCTCGGCAGTGCCGGGTGCCAGGCCGATGCGCTGTGCGCCTTCCTGAAAACGCATACGTCCGAACAGCTCTATCTTGTCGGTGACATCATCGATGGCTGGCGCATGCGCAAGAAATGGTACTGGCCGCAATCCCATACGAACGTCGTGCGCCGCATCCTGACGGCCGCCAAGCGCGGCACGGAAGTCACCTATATCATCGGCAATCATGACGAATTCCTGCGCGCCTTCCTGCAGTTCCGGCTGGCCTTCGGCGACATCCGCGTAAAGAACCGCGCGCTCCACGATGGCGAGGATGGCAAGCGCTATCTCGTCGTGCATGGCGACATGTTCGACGGCATGATGCGGACGGACCGCAAATGGATCATGCACCTTGGCGACCATGCCTATAATTTCCTGCTATGGGCGAACACGAAACTGAACGCGATCCGCCGCCGCCTCGGCATGCCCTACTGGTCGCTGTCTCAGGCCCTGAAGAAACGCACCAAGCGGGCGCTGAACCATATCCACAATTTCGAAGGCCATGTGGCGGACTATTGCCGCCGCAAGGGCTATGACGGCGCCATCTGCGGCCACATCCATGTCGCCGAAATGCGCGAGATCGATGGCATCACCTACATGAATGACGGCGACTGGGTGGAGAGCTGCTCCGCCCTTGTCGAGCATCATGACGGCCGCTGGGAACTGCTCCACTTCCAGCCGCATATGGTGAAGGCAGATGAGCGAAGCGCCAAGGCAGCCCGCATCAGGGCTGTGGCGTAA
- a CDS encoding SH3 domain-containing protein, with amino-acid sequence MKWAPFLISAVFFLGGTAMAQAPELVRVSRFSGKPVPRFETLKFAMVNGRAGPSKQHPVLWEYQRKGLPLLVIKESQNWRRVRDPSGTEVWVHARMLEDGHKAYVQTPTVLRQDPMPGAEPVADLGRGVLVDLGACTRGWCRVQAQDYRGYAPEPSLWGADPGETGL; translated from the coding sequence ATGAAGTGGGCACCCTTTCTGATCTCGGCCGTGTTCTTCCTCGGAGGGACCGCTATGGCACAGGCGCCGGAACTGGTGCGGGTATCCCGATTCTCGGGCAAACCCGTCCCCCGTTTCGAAACGCTGAAATTTGCCATGGTCAACGGACGCGCAGGCCCGTCCAAACAGCATCCGGTGTTGTGGGAATACCAGCGCAAGGGCCTGCCCCTGCTGGTGATCAAGGAAAGCCAGAACTGGCGGCGCGTGCGCGACCCCTCCGGCACCGAAGTCTGGGTCCACGCCCGCATGCTGGAAGACGGCCACAAGGCCTATGTGCAGACCCCCACCGTGCTGCGCCAGGACCCGATGCCGGGGGCTGAGCCTGTGGCCGATCTCGGACGGGGCGTTCTGGTCGATCTCGGCGCCTGCACACGGGGCTGGTGCCGCGTGCAGGCCCAGGATTACCGGGGCTATGCGCCCGAACCGTCCCTGTGGGGCGCAGACCCCGGCGAAACGGGCCTCTGA